Proteins encoded within one genomic window of Halocatena marina:
- a CDS encoding acyl-CoA carboxylase subunit beta yields the protein MSKELSRQLLEESKDELTPIEELRNRRKISRMGGGKERIESQHSKGKMTAHERIEYFLDDDTFREIDPFTEHRCTNFGMDEKTYSGDAVVTGYGDVNGRKTFVFAHDFTVLGGSVGEVVADKVCKVMDQAVDAGVPIIGLNDSGGARIQEGVDSLVGFARIFKRNTDASGVVPQISAIMGPCAGGATYSPALTDFTFMVRDTSHMMITGPDVIETVTGEQISMAELGGADTHADTSGVAHMACESETEALDSIRQLLSYLPQNNMEDPPVLEPWDDPTRSCDRLNEIVPNDAKKPYDTVDVIAEIVDDQSFFEIHGDYARSMVVGFARMDGRSVGLVANQPRAMAGTIDIDASEKTARFVRFCDAYNIPVITIVDTPGFLPGTDQEHNGIIRHGAKLIYAYAEASVPLLTVITRKAYGGAYIVMGSKYLGADRNYAWPMAEMAVLGPRGAVNILYRRELTAADDTDAKREELMDDYREEFANPYKPAERGYIDDVIEPKKTRARLIDDLDLLECKRVDNPPKDHGNIPL from the coding sequence ATGAGTAAGGAACTGTCGCGCCAACTGTTAGAGGAGAGTAAAGACGAACTGACGCCAATCGAAGAGCTCCGCAACCGTCGTAAAATATCGCGCATGGGCGGGGGAAAAGAACGGATCGAATCCCAACACTCGAAAGGGAAAATGACCGCTCACGAACGAATCGAGTATTTCCTCGACGATGATACGTTCCGTGAGATCGACCCATTCACCGAACACCGGTGTACGAACTTTGGGATGGATGAGAAGACCTATTCAGGTGATGCGGTCGTAACCGGCTACGGAGATGTCAACGGTCGTAAGACGTTCGTCTTTGCCCACGATTTTACTGTGCTTGGTGGCTCGGTTGGAGAAGTCGTCGCGGACAAGGTTTGTAAGGTGATGGACCAAGCGGTCGATGCTGGTGTTCCGATTATCGGTCTCAACGACTCGGGTGGAGCGCGCATTCAGGAGGGCGTCGATTCGTTGGTTGGATTCGCTCGCATCTTCAAGCGCAACACCGATGCAAGCGGCGTTGTTCCGCAAATATCTGCCATTATGGGGCCGTGTGCGGGCGGGGCAACCTACTCGCCTGCTCTCACTGACTTTACGTTCATGGTACGTGATACGAGCCATATGATGATCACCGGTCCTGACGTGATCGAGACGGTAACCGGTGAGCAGATCTCGATGGCGGAACTCGGTGGGGCGGACACGCACGCGGACACGAGTGGAGTGGCTCATATGGCGTGTGAGAGTGAGACCGAGGCACTTGATTCCATCCGTCAGCTCCTCTCCTATCTTCCCCAGAACAATATGGAGGATCCACCGGTCCTCGAGCCGTGGGATGATCCTACCCGTTCGTGTGACCGTCTCAACGAGATCGTTCCCAACGATGCGAAAAAACCCTACGACACGGTCGATGTCATCGCAGAAATCGTCGACGATCAGTCGTTCTTTGAGATCCACGGGGACTACGCTCGGAGTATGGTCGTTGGCTTCGCCCGAATGGATGGTCGCTCCGTTGGTCTCGTTGCGAACCAGCCGCGCGCGATGGCTGGTACCATCGATATCGACGCCAGCGAGAAGACCGCGCGGTTCGTTCGGTTCTGCGATGCGTACAATATCCCGGTCATTACGATCGTGGACACTCCCGGCTTCCTTCCCGGTACTGATCAGGAACATAACGGTATCATTCGCCACGGCGCGAAGCTCATCTATGCCTACGCCGAAGCGAGCGTACCCCTGCTAACAGTCATCACGCGGAAAGCCTATGGCGGGGCGTATATCGTGATGGGATCGAAATACCTCGGAGCAGACAGAAACTACGCGTGGCCGATGGCCGAAATGGCTGTACTCGGACCGCGTGGAGCGGTCAATATTCTCTATCGGCGTGAACTCACGGCGGCTGATGATACCGACGCAAAACGGGAAGAACTAATGGACGATTACCGCGAGGAATTCGCAAATCCTTATAAACCCGCCGAACGCGGATACATCGACGACGTTATCGAACCGAAGAAAACTCGCGCGCGACTCATCGATGACCTTGATCTGCTCGAATGCAAGCGCGTGGATAATCCACCAAAAGACCACGGAAATATTCCACTCTGA